Proteins encoded in a region of the Petrotoga olearia DSM 13574 genome:
- the alr gene encoding alanine racemase, which translates to MKGRETVAYINIDKYLENLNYIQNQAKTNIIPVLKANAYGHGMVPLAKQVFNEGYTMLAVAYLEEALQILKEGIKLPILIFNYFSPTDFKELSEFAQFLRPTITSYMFLEKVCDILGKDVGKFKFHINVDTGINRIGTKEERLPQLIKLIKDKNVRIEGVYSHFASADERDNFTRVQFEKYKTLLDYIINSGIDVEIKHISNSAAALFFPEYSLDYVRPGIATYGLQPSTTHKIDQLKPILELKSIVASIQNLQPNETIGYGRTYEVQKKMKTAVVPIGYADGYFRVLSNNGEVLINGRRRKILGRVSMDQIVVDVTDNNVSIGDEVVIIGRQKYDEISAEEVAENASTINYEVTSRIAQRVQRIYIKGGKYFE; encoded by the coding sequence TTGAAAGGTAGAGAAACGGTTGCATATATAAATATTGATAAATACTTAGAAAATTTAAATTATATACAAAACCAGGCAAAAACCAATATTATACCAGTTTTAAAGGCAAATGCTTATGGACATGGTATGGTTCCTTTAGCAAAGCAAGTATTTAACGAAGGTTATACTATGTTGGCTGTTGCTTATTTGGAAGAGGCTTTACAAATCTTAAAGGAGGGGATAAAACTCCCAATTTTAATCTTTAATTACTTTTCGCCAACAGATTTTAAAGAATTATCAGAGTTCGCTCAGTTTTTAAGGCCAACAATTACTTCGTATATGTTTTTAGAAAAAGTATGTGATATACTAGGGAAAGACGTTGGTAAATTTAAATTTCATATAAACGTGGATACCGGAATCAACAGAATTGGTACAAAAGAAGAAAGATTACCACAATTGATAAAGTTGATCAAAGATAAAAACGTTCGAATAGAAGGTGTTTATTCTCATTTTGCAAGTGCAGATGAAAGAGATAATTTTACCAGAGTTCAGTTTGAAAAGTACAAAACTTTATTAGATTATATAATCAATTCAGGAATAGATGTTGAAATAAAACATATATCTAATAGTGCGGCTGCTCTTTTTTTCCCCGAATACTCCTTAGATTATGTAAGACCAGGAATTGCCACTTATGGTTTACAACCATCCACAACTCATAAAATTGATCAATTGAAGCCTATTTTAGAACTAAAAAGCATTGTGGCAAGCATTCAAAACCTTCAACCAAATGAAACTATTGGCTATGGTCGAACTTATGAAGTTCAAAAAAAGATGAAAACCGCCGTTGTTCCTATAGGGTATGCGGACGGTTATTTCAGAGTTCTCTCCAACAATGGGGAAGTTTTGATAAATGGGAGAAGACGCAAAATATTAGGCAGAGTATCGATGGATCAAATAGTTGTTGATGTTACTGACAATAATGTATCAATCGGTGATGAAGTTGTAATCATAGGGAGGCAAAAGTACGATGAAATAAGCGCAGAAGAAGTAGCTGAAAACGCATCTACTATAAACTATGAAGTAACCTCAAGAATAGCTCAAAGGGTTCAGCGGATTTACATTAAGGGAGGAAAATATTTTGAATGA
- a CDS encoding 5-formyltetrahydrofolate cyclo-ligase: MTKKEIRDNILKKRLDLDQEKYEKYSQKIVEKLRNQIKKWDFDSIALYYPINKEVDVLPLIEELLKTQKKVYLPKVLGKQMKMGRVKSLDRLIKGKFNIPEPIEEEFSSKIDLYIIPAIAYDFKGYRLGYGGGYYDRYFLQNPKTHLIGVIFNFQLISSFPTHSNDLKVDFIITEKSEIEILNV, translated from the coding sequence ATGACGAAAAAAGAAATTAGAGATAATATTTTAAAAAAAAGGTTGGATCTAGATCAAGAAAAATATGAAAAATATTCACAAAAAATAGTAGAAAAATTGAGAAATCAAATCAAAAAATGGGACTTTGATTCCATAGCTCTCTATTATCCCATTAATAAAGAAGTAGACGTTTTACCTTTGATAGAGGAATTGTTAAAAACTCAAAAAAAGGTTTATTTACCCAAGGTCTTAGGCAAACAGATGAAGATGGGAAGAGTAAAAAGTCTCGATCGTTTGATTAAAGGTAAATTTAACATTCCAGAACCCATTGAGGAAGAGTTTTCTTCAAAAATTGACCTTTATATAATTCCTGCAATTGCGTACGATTTTAAAGGATATAGATTAGGATATGGAGGAGGATATTACGATCGATACTTCCTTCAAAACCCAAAAACTCATTTGATAGGTGTGATATTCAACTTTCAATTAATTAGTTCCTTTCCTACTCACAGTAATGATTTAAAAGTCGATTTTATTATAACTGAAAAAAGCGAAATAGAAATACTTAATGTGTGA
- a CDS encoding nitrilase-related carbon-nitrogen hydrolase — MFKVSVLQYKPELFEIKKNVDKVMKIIGGVDSNFIVLPELAFSGYAFSSKKEVEETYESPLEGIGYAFKTFKEFSKDTGISVVYGFNEKHEDKYYNSSILINSDGTFKIYRKTHLFFREKLFFAPGNTGFWVQNVNGINVGLAICFDWYFPESFRTLALLGADLILHPANLVLPYCQEANKIRSLENKIYIATSNIWGKQRNGEIEYSFTGKSQVTSPDGEVLFRLSEQGDFVETVEIDERKSRDKSINEYNDLFKDRNSKYYFHS; from the coding sequence ATGTTTAAAGTTAGTGTACTTCAATACAAGCCGGAACTATTTGAGATCAAGAAAAATGTAGACAAGGTCATGAAGATCATCGGAGGGGTTGATAGCAATTTTATAGTACTTCCTGAATTGGCTTTTTCCGGTTATGCATTTTCCTCCAAAAAAGAAGTAGAAGAGACTTATGAATCGCCTTTAGAGGGAATTGGATATGCATTTAAAACCTTCAAGGAATTTTCAAAAGATACGGGTATAAGTGTAGTATATGGTTTTAACGAAAAGCATGAAGATAAGTATTATAATTCATCAATATTGATCAATAGTGATGGGACATTTAAAATATACAGAAAGACTCACTTGTTTTTCAGAGAGAAATTGTTTTTCGCCCCTGGGAACACAGGCTTTTGGGTGCAAAATGTTAATGGTATCAATGTAGGACTTGCGATCTGTTTTGATTGGTACTTTCCAGAATCTTTTAGAACCTTAGCTTTGTTAGGAGCAGATTTAATTTTGCATCCGGCAAATTTAGTTTTGCCATATTGCCAAGAAGCCAATAAAATTAGATCTTTAGAAAACAAGATTTATATTGCTACGTCTAATATTTGGGGAAAGCAGCGTAATGGTGAAATAGAGTATTCTTTTACTGGAAAAAGTCAAGTGACATCACCCGATGGTGAAGTACTTTTTAGATTATCAGAGCAAGGGGACTTTGTTGAAACAGTTGAAATAGATGAAAGAAAATCTAGAGATAAAAGTATAAATGAATACAATGATCTCTTCAAGGATAGAAACTCAAAATATTATTTTCACTCTTAG